In Spirosoma pollinicola, the genomic window CGTACGGTGAACGACGCTGGGGACGCTTGCTGTCATTTCTATATGTCTGGCAAACGCTTATTCAGGCGCCGTTGGTTATGGCCTCTGGTGCCATTGGCTTTGCGCAATATGCATCGTACCTGATGCCGCTGGACGAATGGCAGCGTAAAGGTGTTTCGGGTGTGGTTGTCCTGATCATTATTGGGTTATTGTATCGAAAAATTGATTCGATTGGGAAGATTGGTCTGGTAATGTGGGGGGCGGTTTTACTAACGCTAGGCTGGATCATTGTTGGGGGCCTCACCAATGCCCGAATTCCACTGGCCGAGACCTTCGATTCCATCGGTTCTGTGAGTGGTGGGGTGCTGGCAGCCGGACTAGGGCAGGCTTCCGTCAAAACCATTTACTGTTATCTTGGCTACTACAACGTTTGCCATCTGGGTGGGGAAATTCAGCGGCCTACACGTAATATTCCAGCCAGTATGTTCATCTCCATTGTGGGCATTGCCGGGCTGTACTTGCTTATGAACCTGAGCGTGGTAAGTGTTGTGCCCTGGAAAATTGCCCAAAACAGCAATTTCATTGTCAGCACGTTTGTCGAAACGCTATATGGCCCACAGGCTGCTCAACTGGCCACAATTCTGGTGTTGCTGGTTGCTTTTTCTTCCTTGTTCGCGGTGTTGCTTGGCTATTCACGGGTTCCCTATGCGGCCGCGGTGGATGGACAATTCTTCAAGATTTTCGCCAAGCTGCATCCAACCCGTCAGTTTCCATATATCTCGTTACTTTTCCTGGGTGGGATGGGCTTTGTATTTAGTCTGTTGTTCCGTTTGGGCGATGTGATTATGGCTATCCTTGCCATGCGAATTGTTGTGCAATTTGTAGGGCAGGCTATTGGCTTGATGCTGCTGCATCGTCGACGGGCCGCTTCTGAATTTCCCTTCCGAATGCCGCTTTACCCCTTTCCGGTTATTCTGGTTATTGGTATTTGGCTGTTCATCTTTTTCTCTACGGGCATACCCTTTATGCTGTCGGGATTAACTGTTATCGGATTAGGCATCGTTGCTTTTCTGATCTCGGCAGGGGTGCGTAAACAGTGGCCATTTGAGAAATAGTGGGCCTTGTTTAAAAAAAGGATTTTTAACCACAGAGGGACAGAGAGCACAGAGGTTTCTAGAGGGTAGAAGATACCCCGTTAGATCCTCTGTGCTCTCTGTCCCTCTGTGGTTAAAAATCCTTTTCCTTTTTATCAACTAATAGAGATACCTATACGCTGCAAACACTTACACCAGTGCATCGAATAAAATTTCGGCGGGGTGTTGAGAGCTGCGTTTTGTGCCGTCTTTGATTTGATGTCGGCATGAGGTTCCGGCGGCTGCAATGATCACGTCATCAGGCTGTTGACGAACGGTTGGAAACAAGACTAATTCGCCTACTTTCATCGAAACTTCATAATGCTCAGCTTCGTACCCAAACGAACCAGCCATACCACAGCAACCCGATGGAATCAACTGCACCGTATAATTCCTTGGTAATGACAACGCTTTTTTGCCCGGCACCAGCGACGATACCGCCTTTTGCTGACAGTGCCCGTGCAGCTTAATAAGCCGTTCTTCGGTTGTGAACTGTTCGGATTTAATACGCCCTAAATCCAGTTCCTTGGCTATAAACTCTTCGAAGGTCAAGGCGTTTTCGGCAATTCGTTTGGCATCGGCCATCAGCGATTCGCCTACCAGGTCAGGATATTCATCGCGGAAGGTCAGAATAGCCGATGGCTCCAAACCAACCAGTGGCGTTTCTGCCGACACGACGTCTTTCAACAGGCGAATATTTTTCTCGGCCAGCGTTTTGGCATAGGTCAGCATACCTTTTGACAAAGCCGCCCGTCCGCTTTCGCCGTGTTCGGGAATGACAACCGTATAACCCAGCCGCTCGAATAATTGAACAGCCTTTTGGCCAACCTCAACATCGTTGTAATTAGTGAATTCGTCGCAGAACAATAGTACGGTTTTCGGTTCGCCGTTTGCGACTCCGCCAGACAATTCCCTGCTTCTGTTTGTAAACCATCTTTTCAGGGTTGTCTTACCCATCATTGGCATAGTGCGGTCGGGGTGGAAGCCAACCATGCGATTCGCGATGCGCCGGAGCGCGGGGGTGCCTAACACGCCATTCCAGGCCC contains:
- a CDS encoding APC family permease; translated protein: MSNTTPPDQQSDTSSAALPRNLTLLQGTALNMIDMVGIGPFVVLPLVIKTLGGPLFMWAWVLGAFVSLIDAFVWAELGAAFPQAGGSYNFLKISYGERRWGRLLSFLYVWQTLIQAPLVMASGAIGFAQYASYLMPLDEWQRKGVSGVVVLIIIGLLYRKIDSIGKIGLVMWGAVLLTLGWIIVGGLTNARIPLAETFDSIGSVSGGVLAAGLGQASVKTIYCYLGYYNVCHLGGEIQRPTRNIPASMFISIVGIAGLYLLMNLSVVSVVPWKIAQNSNFIVSTFVETLYGPQAAQLATILVLLVAFSSLFAVLLGYSRVPYAAAVDGQFFKIFAKLHPTRQFPYISLLFLGGMGFVFSLLFRLGDVIMAILAMRIVVQFVGQAIGLMLLHRRRAASEFPFRMPLYPFPVILVIGIWLFIFFSTGIPFMLSGLTVIGLGIVAFLISAGVRKQWPFEK